From Pararhizobium sp. A13:
CAGGCCGACTCGGTGCTCCTCGCGCTTCGTCGTGTTCCAGACGCCTACCGTCGCCCACTTTGGCTCAATCGGCAATACCGGTTCGACTTTACGTTCAACAATCTGTACTTGTTTTTCGCGCTCCGGCATCTTTATCTTCCCAAGGTCGTCCCCAACCTTACGCACAAGTCGCTCAAGGATGTCGAACCGTCCGTCGTCCGTCTTTTTCACGAGATCGTTGCTGAGCTCCGTCGCCATCGGCCCCCCGCCGAGATCCGCAACGGTAATCGGCCGCGTCTCTTCGGCGGAGGCAGACGCGACATTGCGCAGGGTGAGCGACAGCGTGCCGATATTGGCACCCAGCGTCAGGCGCTGCGCTTCTTCGGTCGTGACCTCGAAGGTCACCGTTTTGACGACGGAAGGTTCGTCCTTGCGCTCATCCGCGGTCTGGTCCACCGCCAGCACCTTCACGCCCTGGAGAAGCACATCGACATAAGTCTGTTCGCTGCTGTTCTGACGGTTCTGGACGACACGGGTGAGCAGCACATCGACGCGGTCCGACGGGCGCACGAAGCCCGCAACGCCGAGAACGTCGTTGACGCGGATCGAGACGGCCTTCATGCCCTGGTCAAGCGCCGCAGACAATGTCGCCCGCGAGCCTGCGCCGGTGATCTTCGAGCTCAGCACAGGCTCGCCAGGATCGATCGCCGCCATGGCGTAGCGCGGTTTGTCGACGTCGCCGACGACCGCCTCGATGCTGTCGAACGAGCCTTCCGGCCGTTCCCCGGCAGGCCAGGGGATAGCCCTTAGACTTTCCGGGCGGACCGGGTCGCCGAAGCGCATCTCCTTGGCCGCGACTACGAGGATCTGCTCCTGCCCCTTCGTATCATTGGCCACAAGCCGCGCCTGCTGGTCGGCCAGGTAACTGCGCATCGCAAACACCGCGGTGCCGGCAAGCAGAATAGAAACAAAAAGACTAAGGATTGTTGAGAAACGCATCGCCGATACTCGCAACAATGGACAAAAATACGTCCGTTTCCTAAATATAACTTAGAGGGAGAGGGGTTAACAAAATCCCCTCTCCTCTCTAATTTCTTTTCTTATGCGGGTACAGCGTCATCCAGGCTCAGGAAGAACCCGGCCCAGCCGTTCCATGCCGTAGCAAGATTTGTGCCTGCAAGTGTGACGGCAGCAATAACACCGCCGACAAGAAGACCAAGAAGAACAAGATATTCAGACAGCGCTACGCCATCTTCTTCCCGCACGAAAGCGCGTACTTCAGACAAAAGTGCCTTCATCGAAAATTACCTCCAAAATATTCGGCGCGCCCGCAATGTCCTCCGGCCGCCATGTCGTAGAGACCACCCCTCCGACTTCTATTATTAATAATCTCTTAATTAATATATCGTCAACTACTAACACATGCTCTTTTTTGGCATTTATATTTATGGTTAAATTCCGATCGGTTAGGAAGGGGGCATAGACCTAGAGCATATGCTGTACAAATATGACAGGTGGTAGTATTCATTGGCTCTCATCTACCTCGAAAGACTGAGCCTCGATTCCATATCTTCTCGATTTTGCGACAATTCGGTCGTTTGAACAGATGGTGGGGAAATATGACGCAAATCATCAACATTGTTACTGCGATTTCAGTATTACTTTTTATCTATGCGGCCTGGAGCGATTTCCGCAGCTGGAAAATACCGAATGGCGCCATCCTCGCCCTTCTCGCCCTCTACTGCCTGCGTGCCTCGGCGGGATTGCTGATGACCGACGATGTCGGCGCAGCACTCTTCTCCTCCATTGGGATCGGCGGCGATGTCGCGGCCGGCCTCCTGCTCTTTGCCCTTGGCGTCGGCCTTTGGGCATTCGGCCTCTTCGGCGCCGGCGATGCAAAACTTTTCCTGCCGATCGGTCTTTTCATCGGCTGGCACGGTATGCTGCCCTTCGCCATCTTTCTCCTGATTGGCGGCGTCCTCGCGTTGCTGGCGCTGCGATTGCGGATGCCGCTGCAACTGGCGCATATGTCCATTGTCATGCGCATCGAGGAAATCCGCGCAACGCGCAAGGTCCCCTACGGCGTTATCATGGTCATCGCAGCGCTCTCGGTGCTCGCCTTGCGCTACGGCAAGGCCTGAGCAGGCCGGATACACCGGCGCGATCGTTGGACAAACAGGACCGACCTGACATCGACGTGACCTGCCACCGCGAACTTCCTTCGGCAGGGATTGGCAGCCGGCCTGGCACCGCGGCCAGGGCGAGGTCACGGAATCGCAGCAGCCAACAGACGTGGCCGTACCCTCATCCTGTCGCCGTCAGCGCAATGGAATCCATAGAGGGCTCTTCCATGTCTTCAATTCATCGAGAAACGCCTGCAGTTTCGCTGGCAGGAACCGTCGTGTCGGGTAGACGGCATGCACGAAGATCTCCGGCGATGTCCACTCCGGCAGCAGACGGGTGAGTTCGCCTCTTCCGATTTGGTCGTCGCAATAGGTCGACGGCAACAGTCCGATCCCGTGCCCGCGATAGGTAAACGCGCTCGCCGTCTGGAAATCCCGGCTCGAAACCGGCCCCGACACGTGCAGTTTCACGGATTTCCGCCCGCTGACCAGATGCCATTCTGCCTCGTTGTTGCGGCCATTGAGCAGAATGCACTGGTGGTCCTTCAAATCCTCCGGTTTCACCGGGACGCGCCGACCCTCAAGATATTGCGGAGAAGCAACGACATAGCGGACGCTCTTCCCGACCTTCTGCATGACAATCGTCGAGTCGCGAAGCTCCCCGAAGCGAATGCCGACGTCGATATTCTCGGCAATCAGATCGAGGAACAGATTTGTGACGAAGAGATCGACCTGGATCCGCGGGTAAGTTTTCAGGAAGGCGGAGAGAAATTCATAAAATGGCTCTTGGCCCAGGATCACCGGCACGGAGATTTTCAGCAGGCCTTCCGGCTTCTTCTGCGTTTGGGTCAGAACCCGCTCCGCGTCAAACAGTTGGCCGAGAGGTTCGCTGCACTGGTTGTAATACGCGCGTCCCTGCGCAGTCAGCGTCAGCTTGCGGGTCGTTCGCTGCAGCAACGTCACCCCGAGCTGATCCTCAAGCGCGGACACTTTTCGGCTCACGGTCGATACAGGCATTCCAAGTGAGTGGGCGGCGCGGCTGAAGCTCTCGAATTGCGCAACCTTCACAAAAACCGCGATGTCATTCAAATCGGCCATGTGCTGCTTTTTGCACAGATGCAAAAGAGATTCCAGATATTTCCATCTAATCACGGAATAGGGCTTCGGACATATTCATTTCCAAGCAGCACAACGCTGCTCAATCCAAATCGATGGAGATCAATATGCAAACGCCAAAGACTGCTATCATTACGGGAGCCTCCCAGGGTATCGGAGCCGGGCTGGTCAACGCCCTCGTCGAGCGCGGCTACAATGTCGTCGCGACGTCTCGCCAGGTCAGTGCGTCGGATGCTTTCCGCGCCTCAAGCCAGCTGGCACTCGTCGACGGCGACATCGGCGACCCTCAAACCGCGACAAAGGTGGCGGAAACCGCAATCGGCCGGTTCGGAACCATCGATGCCCTGGTCAACAACGCCGGCATCTTTTTTACCAAGCCGTTCGTTGACTACACGCTGGAGGACTTCAGAAGGCTGTCCTCGACCAATCTCGAAGGCTTCATTCACCTGACCCAGCTGGTCGTGAAACAGATGCTGGCCCAGAAGTCAGGCGGCAGCATCGTCAGCATCACGACGCCGTTGATCGATCATCCGATCGCTGGCCTCAGCGCTTCGGTCGCGATGATGACCAAGGGCGGCATCGACGCGATTTCCAAGAACCTCGCGATGGAATATGCGCGGGACGGAATCCGGGTCAACACGGTCGCTCCCGGCGTCGTCGACACGCCTTTGCACAAGGACAATCCAAAGGACTTCCTGAAAACGCTGTCGCCGATGGGCAGCATTTCCGATGTCCAGGAAATCGTCGATGCGGTCGTCTTCCTGACCGAAGCACGGCATGTAACCGGGGAGGTGCTGAACGTCGACGGCGGCGCACATCTGGGCAAATGGTAGACCGTGGCAAGACGCCGGCCGCTGGCGCAGAACAGCGGCTCCAGGACTTGGGCATCACGCTTCCGCCGCCACCGACACCCTTCGGGGCCTATGTCGAAGCGGCAAAGACCGGCAACCTGGTCTTCTTCAGCGGCATGCTGCCCGTCGTCCATCGCATGCCCCGGTTTATCGGGCGTGTCGGAGGCGCCCTGACCGCCGAAGACGGCAGGAAGGCGGCCGAAACGGCAACCTTGAGCGCCCTGTCGGCCACGAAAGACTATCTGGGCTCGCTGGACAAGGTCGTCCGGGTCGTCAAGCTCGGCGTCTACATCGCAACCGAGGGCGATTTCCGGGACCACCCGAAGGTCGCCGACGGGGCATCCGAAATGCTGCACAAGGTCTTCGGAGAGGAAAAGCTCTCCGGCCGGGTCGTGCTCGGCGTCGCAAGTCTTCCCCTCGGCGTGCCGATCGAGCTCGAACTCGTCCTCGAAGTCGACCCTTGAAGATAACTGCGCACATAACCAGTCGGGTGCGATCCACACCGTCGATCGCACCCCAAAAGAGCGGTTGATGAAATCAGCAGAACTGGTCGACCGTTTTATGCAAGCATTGCCTTGATCGTCTTGTCTCGTAGTGAAGGTAGGAGACAGCCATGAACCGGAATATTGAAAGCGAGTTCTCACGGAAACTCGACCTGAAACACCCTTTGATCGTCGCCCCGATGGCAGGTGGTCCGTCCTCTGTCGAGCTGGTGGCGGAAACCTCGATTGCCGGTGCCTTGGGCTCTATCGGGGCCGCCTATTCACAGCCGGCAGCGATCGAGGAATTCGCCGCGAAGGTCCGTCAACGAACAGACTGTCCGTTTGCCGTCAACCTGTTCGTTCCGCACCCGACCCCCAGGGTCACCGCGAGACAGATCGAACACGCCATTGCGCAAACTGCGCCGTATCGATCGGAACTCGGCTTGCCGACGCCGGAGTTCACGGAGCCCTACGAAGGGGATTTCGATGCCCAGTTCGACGCCGTGCTCCGGATCAGGCCGGCGGCCTTTAGTTTCGTCTTCGGACTTCTGCCGCCAGACTATGTGAGGGCGGCCAGAAAGGAGAAGATCGTATTGATCGGAACCGCGACGACGCCCGAGGAGGCAGCCGCGCTTGAGGACAGCGGCGCTGACGCGGTCGTGTTGCAAGGTATCGAGGCCGGCGGTCATCGCGGCATCTTCGACGCAGGTGGCGTGGACGAGGAAATCAATGCCTTCG
This genomic window contains:
- a CDS encoding nitronate monooxygenase, yielding MNRNIESEFSRKLDLKHPLIVAPMAGGPSSVELVAETSIAGALGSIGAAYSQPAAIEEFAAKVRQRTDCPFAVNLFVPHPTPRVTARQIEHAIAQTAPYRSELGLPTPEFTEPYEGDFDAQFDAVLRIRPAAFSFVFGLLPPDYVRAARKEKIVLIGTATTPEEAAALEDSGADAVVLQGIEAGGHRGIFDAGGVDEEINAFDLLKASRVKVRIPLIAAGGIMTSSDVRRALQAGAQAVQMGTAFLVCEEAGTSAPYKQKLLDAAGRTTKTTRVFSGRLARGIENRFMHEMETRASAILPFPAQNKFTRDMRGASAAKGSADFLSLWSGTGQGDLWRGPARELIARLC
- the cpaB gene encoding Flp pilus assembly protein CpaB, whose protein sequence is MRFSTILSLFVSILLAGTAVFAMRSYLADQQARLVANDTKGQEQILVVAAKEMRFGDPVRPESLRAIPWPAGERPEGSFDSIEAVVGDVDKPRYAMAAIDPGEPVLSSKITGAGSRATLSAALDQGMKAVSIRVNDVLGVAGFVRPSDRVDVLLTRVVQNRQNSSEQTYVDVLLQGVKVLAVDQTADERKDEPSVVKTVTFEVTTEEAQRLTLGANIGTLSLTLRNVASASAEETRPITVADLGGGPMATELSNDLVKKTDDGRFDILERLVRKVGDDLGKIKMPEREKQVQIVERKVEPVLPIEPKWATVGVWNTTKREEHRVGLIQ
- a CDS encoding RidA family protein, which gives rise to MVDRGKTPAAGAEQRLQDLGITLPPPPTPFGAYVEAAKTGNLVFFSGMLPVVHRMPRFIGRVGGALTAEDGRKAAETATLSALSATKDYLGSLDKVVRVVKLGVYIATEGDFRDHPKVADGASEMLHKVFGEEKLSGRVVLGVASLPLGVPIELELVLEVDP
- a CDS encoding LysR family transcriptional regulator, producing MADLNDIAVFVKVAQFESFSRAAHSLGMPVSTVSRKVSALEDQLGVTLLQRTTRKLTLTAQGRAYYNQCSEPLGQLFDAERVLTQTQKKPEGLLKISVPVILGQEPFYEFLSAFLKTYPRIQVDLFVTNLFLDLIAENIDVGIRFGELRDSTIVMQKVGKSVRYVVASPQYLEGRRVPVKPEDLKDHQCILLNGRNNEAEWHLVSGRKSVKLHVSGPVSSRDFQTASAFTYRGHGIGLLPSTYCDDQIGRGELTRLLPEWTSPEIFVHAVYPTRRFLPAKLQAFLDELKTWKSPLWIPLR
- a CDS encoding prepilin peptidase; the encoded protein is MTQIINIVTAISVLLFIYAAWSDFRSWKIPNGAILALLALYCLRASAGLLMTDDVGAALFSSIGIGGDVAAGLLLFALGVGLWAFGLFGAGDAKLFLPIGLFIGWHGMLPFAIFLLIGGVLALLALRLRMPLQLAHMSIVMRIEEIRATRKVPYGVIMVIAALSVLALRYGKA
- a CDS encoding SDR family oxidoreductase, which gives rise to MQTPKTAIITGASQGIGAGLVNALVERGYNVVATSRQVSASDAFRASSQLALVDGDIGDPQTATKVAETAIGRFGTIDALVNNAGIFFTKPFVDYTLEDFRRLSSTNLEGFIHLTQLVVKQMLAQKSGGSIVSITTPLIDHPIAGLSASVAMMTKGGIDAISKNLAMEYARDGIRVNTVAPGVVDTPLHKDNPKDFLKTLSPMGSISDVQEIVDAVVFLTEARHVTGEVLNVDGGAHLGKW